One part of the Bacteroidota bacterium genome encodes these proteins:
- the truB gene encoding tRNA pseudouridine(55) synthase TruB, with protein sequence MNQPGPEGIVLLMNKPLEWTSFDVVKKVKWIIKAKKAGHAGTLDPLATGLLIICTEKKTKTISEIQDAEKEYTGTFYIGATTPSFDLETERDREFPIEHLKEENVRQAFLKFTGDIDQIPPMHSAIKTGGQRAYKIARRGDHVELKSRRLFIKEFELTRCELPEVDFRIVCSKGTYIRALARDIGETLGVGAHLSSLCRTRIGPYFLTDAFTIADLEAKYPKNKSLENLTATQNTENQ encoded by the coding sequence ATGAATCAACCCGGTCCTGAAGGAATTGTTTTGTTAATGAATAAGCCACTCGAATGGACTTCTTTTGATGTAGTGAAAAAAGTAAAGTGGATCATAAAAGCTAAAAAAGCAGGGCATGCGGGCACTCTTGATCCACTCGCCACCGGACTTTTAATCATTTGTACGGAGAAGAAAACCAAAACTATTAGTGAAATTCAGGATGCAGAGAAGGAATATACAGGCACATTTTACATCGGAGCAACCACTCCGTCTTTCGACCTTGAAACTGAACGCGACCGGGAATTTCCAATTGAACATCTGAAAGAGGAAAATGTGAGACAAGCCTTTTTGAAGTTTACCGGTGATATCGATCAGATTCCACCCATGCATTCTGCTATTAAAACCGGGGGACAGCGGGCCTATAAAATTGCAAGAAGAGGTGATCATGTTGAATTAAAATCGCGTCGGCTTTTTATTAAAGAATTTGAGTTAACCCGTTGCGAACTTCCGGAGGTTGATTTTAGGATTGTATGCAGTAAAGGAACTTATATCAGAGCTTTAGCCAGAGATATTGGTGAAACACTTGGCGTTGGAGCGCATTTATCTTCACTTTGCAGAACCCGCATAGGACCTTATTTTCTTACAGATGCCTTCACCATCGCAGATCTGGAAGCCAAGTATCCTAAAAACAAATCTTTAGAAAACCTGACGGCTACTCAAAATACTGAAAACCAATAG
- a CDS encoding undecaprenyl-diphosphate phosphatase: MTTIQAVILAIIEGLTEFLPVSSTGHMIIASSIMGIAEEPFTKTFTVSIQFGAILSVVALYYKRFLQSIAFYKRLFLAFLPAAVLGFLMDDLIDMLLSNVLVVAFTLLAGGVLLIFIDDWIKGGTGNSAQQVTYNKAFKIGMFQCIAMIPGISRSAATIIGGLYCKLDRKTAAEFSFFLAVPTMFAATIFKVYKFSKEGLGVSDEQINLLIIGNIVGFIVAAIAIRSFITFLTQHGFMFFGYYRIIVGVGIIVLYIMGVDLKLV, from the coding sequence ATGACCACAATACAAGCTGTTATACTGGCCATTATTGAAGGTCTCACTGAATTTCTTCCGGTTTCATCCACCGGACATATGATTATTGCGTCTTCTATCATGGGGATTGCTGAAGAACCGTTTACCAAAACATTTACCGTATCTATTCAATTTGGAGCAATACTTTCCGTTGTTGCCTTGTACTACAAACGGTTTTTACAAAGTATAGCTTTTTACAAAAGACTATTTCTTGCATTCCTACCTGCTGCTGTTCTTGGTTTTTTGATGGATGATTTAATTGATATGCTTCTATCGAATGTATTGGTAGTGGCATTCACATTATTGGCAGGAGGGGTTTTGCTTATTTTCATCGATGACTGGATAAAAGGCGGCACCGGAAATTCTGCGCAACAGGTAACTTACAATAAAGCCTTTAAAATCGGAATGTTTCAATGTATTGCGATGATACCGGGCATTTCCAGATCTGCAGCTACTATCATCGGAGGACTCTATTGCAAACTTGACCGAAAAACCGCTGCTGAGTTTTCATTCTTTCTTGCTGTCCCTACGATGTTCGCTGCAACCATTTTCAAAGTATATAAATTTTCAAAAGAAGGTCTTGGGGTATCAGATGAACAGATCAATTTGCTTATCATAGGAAACATTGTAGGATTTATTGTAGCCGCAATCGCCATCCGGTCATTTATCACCTTCCTCACACAGCATGGATTTATGTTCTTTGGATACTATCGTATTATTGTTGGTGTAGGAATTATCGTTTTATACATCATGGGTGTTGATCTGAAGCTGGTTTAA
- a CDS encoding DUF3098 domain-containing protein, protein MKREYQRSRLCFRKENYILLFISIGLLLIGYFLMAGGKAENPNVFNEEVFSFRRITLAPIVVMMGYALAIYAIVKKAD, encoded by the coding sequence ATCAAAAGAGAATATCAACGAAGCCGCCTTTGCTTTCGGAAGGAAAATTACATTTTACTCTTCATCTCCATTGGACTATTGCTGATTGGCTATTTCCTCATGGCAGGAGGAAAGGCAGAAAATCCGAATGTATTCAATGAAGAGGTTTTTAGTTTCAGAAGAATAACCCTTGCACCTATTGTTGTCATGATGGGTTATGCACTTGCCATTTATGCCATTGTGAAAAAGGCGGACTAA
- a CDS encoding cell division protein FtsX, whose amino-acid sequence MTEEKKLVRKTQQASRLSTVVSISLVLFLLGALGIMLLHADKLSTYVKENIEVSLILKPEADSLAINDLITRIQSNNSIKSTRLITKDEAAATLKKDLGEDFLNFLGYNPLYPTLDVRLKAEYANEENIESFISSVKAHPVVKEVQYQPSLVESINRNLKTITWIMLTFSALLIIVSVALINNTIRISLYARRLLIKSMLLVGATKSFIRTPFLTLSIWNGLIGGFVSIFLLSGLMYLALLKIPELTLIRDYRLMGIVAIGLILTGVFLSLICTWFAVNKYLRYRTENLY is encoded by the coding sequence ATGACAGAGGAAAAAAAACTGGTTAGAAAAACCCAACAAGCTTCCCGCCTATCCACGGTGGTGAGTATCTCCTTGGTTCTCTTTTTATTAGGTGCTTTGGGAATTATGCTCTTACATGCCGATAAGCTCAGCACGTATGTCAAAGAAAATATTGAGGTCTCCCTGATCCTCAAGCCGGAAGCTGATAGTCTGGCCATCAATGATTTAATAACAAGGATTCAATCCAATAATTCTATAAAGAGCACCCGATTAATCACAAAAGACGAGGCTGCAGCGACATTAAAGAAGGATCTGGGAGAAGATTTTCTCAATTTTCTAGGGTACAACCCTTTGTATCCAACACTAGACGTCCGTTTAAAAGCGGAATATGCGAATGAAGAGAATATTGAAAGCTTTATTTCCTCTGTCAAAGCTCATCCGGTTGTAAAGGAAGTGCAGTATCAACCTTCGCTTGTAGAAAGCATCAACCGAAATCTGAAAACGATCACCTGGATCATGTTAACCTTTAGTGCTTTGTTAATCATTGTTTCTGTTGCGTTAATAAACAACACGATTAGAATTTCACTCTACGCGCGCAGACTCCTGATCAAAAGCATGCTGCTGGTAGGAGCCACAAAGAGTTTCATTCGTACCCCTTTTCTCACATTGAGCATCTGGAACGGGCTTATAGGCGGATTCGTTTCCATCTTCCTTTTATCCGGTCTGATGTATCTGGCCTTATTAAAAATACCTGAGCTCACCCTCATCCGCGATTACCGCCTGATGGGTATTGTAGCGATTGGATTAATACTAACAGGCGTATTTCTTTCGCTGATATGCACCTGGTTTGCCGTGAATAAATATCTTCGTTACCGAACAGAGAATCTATATTGA
- a CDS encoding leucine--tRNA ligase has translation MDYNFREIEDKWQRYWRANSTYRTVETPGKKKYYVLDMFPYPSGAGLHVGHPLGYIASDIVARYKRLKGFNVLHPMGYDAFGLPAEQYAIQTGQHPKITTEQNIKRYREQLDKIGFSYDWSREIRTCEPEYYRWTQWIFIKLFHSWFNCLTEKAEPIENLIRLFETEGFNCNQPQYLTGDIEKNVPSFSVADWKEMSEKEQSDILLNFRLAYLSDAWVNWCPALGTVLANDEVKDGVSERGGYPVEKKMMKQWSLRITAYANRLLQDLDNLDWPESVKEAQRNWIGKSEGTSIRFKVVDHDAWMEVFTTRPDTVFGVSFVTLAPEHDLVNKITLPEYRTAVEEYVKHATNKSERERQADVKKVSGQFTGAYVLHPFTGEHIPVWIGEYVLAGYGTGAVMAVPGHDQRDFLFAKHFDLPVKEVVSGGDISMEAYTPKEGILVNSGFLNGLAVKQAIKEAILEIERLSIGQGQVNYRLRDAAFGRQRYWGEPIPVYYKDGIPHTLDASELPLVLPEIDKFQPTESGEPPLARAIDWKYKGEYDYESTTMPGWAGSSWYFLRYMDANNKSEFVSKEAVNYWEQVDFYLGGAEHATGHLLYVRFWTKFLHDLGLIPFGEPAKKLINQGMIQGVSAFVESES, from the coding sequence ATGGATTATAATTTCCGGGAAATAGAAGATAAATGGCAACGCTATTGGCGGGCAAATAGCACTTATCGCACTGTTGAAACGCCGGGCAAGAAGAAGTATTATGTGCTGGATATGTTTCCTTATCCTTCAGGTGCCGGCTTACATGTTGGTCACCCCTTAGGTTATATTGCCTCTGATATTGTGGCCCGTTATAAACGCCTTAAGGGTTTTAACGTGTTGCATCCGATGGGCTACGATGCTTTCGGACTTCCTGCCGAGCAATATGCTATTCAAACCGGCCAGCATCCTAAAATTACAACAGAGCAAAATATCAAACGGTATCGTGAACAGTTAGATAAAATTGGTTTTTCCTACGACTGGTCAAGAGAGATCCGAACCTGTGAACCGGAGTATTATCGCTGGACACAATGGATTTTCATAAAATTATTTCATTCCTGGTTCAATTGTTTGACGGAAAAGGCTGAGCCCATTGAAAATCTCATTCGCCTTTTTGAAACGGAAGGATTTAATTGTAATCAACCTCAATATCTCACCGGAGATATCGAAAAGAATGTCCCTTCCTTTTCTGTTGCAGACTGGAAGGAAATGTCTGAAAAGGAACAATCGGACATTCTGCTGAATTTTCGTCTGGCCTACCTCAGCGACGCCTGGGTGAACTGGTGTCCTGCTTTAGGTACTGTATTGGCCAACGATGAGGTGAAAGATGGTGTCTCAGAACGCGGAGGCTATCCGGTAGAGAAAAAGATGATGAAGCAATGGAGCCTTCGTATCACCGCTTACGCCAATCGTCTTTTGCAGGATTTGGATAATCTGGACTGGCCGGAGTCAGTGAAGGAAGCTCAACGCAACTGGATTGGAAAATCGGAAGGAACATCCATTCGTTTTAAGGTGGTGGATCACGATGCGTGGATGGAAGTGTTTACCACCCGTCCTGATACGGTGTTCGGCGTTTCATTTGTTACCCTGGCTCCAGAGCACGATCTCGTCAACAAGATAACGTTGCCGGAGTACCGAACTGCAGTGGAGGAATATGTAAAACATGCTACCAATAAGTCCGAGCGGGAACGACAAGCGGATGTAAAGAAGGTAAGTGGTCAGTTTACCGGTGCCTATGTTTTACATCCTTTTACTGGTGAACATATACCGGTTTGGATTGGAGAATATGTGCTTGCAGGATATGGTACCGGTGCCGTAATGGCAGTCCCCGGACATGATCAGCGCGATTTTCTTTTCGCCAAACATTTTGATTTGCCTGTTAAGGAAGTAGTGAGTGGCGGCGATATCTCCATGGAAGCCTATACACCCAAAGAGGGAATTCTGGTCAATTCAGGATTTCTCAATGGATTAGCTGTAAAACAGGCCATCAAAGAAGCAATACTTGAAATTGAAAGACTTTCTATAGGTCAAGGCCAGGTGAATTATCGCCTCCGGGATGCAGCATTTGGTCGCCAACGGTATTGGGGTGAGCCCATTCCGGTCTATTACAAAGACGGTATACCGCATACGTTAGATGCTTCGGAATTGCCATTGGTATTGCCTGAGATCGATAAGTTTCAGCCTACGGAGAGTGGAGAACCCCCACTGGCAAGAGCAATAGACTGGAAGTACAAAGGAGAATATGATTACGAAAGTACAACCATGCCCGGTTGGGCCGGCTCCAGCTGGTATTTTTTGCGCTATATGGATGCCAATAACAAAAGTGAATTTGTATCGAAAGAGGCCGTCAATTACTGGGAGCAAGTAGATTTTTATCTCGGAGGCGCTGAACATGCCACCGGTCATCTCCTCTACGTGCGCTTCTGGACCAAGTTCCTCCATGATCTGGGATTGATTCCTTTCGGTGAACCCGCAAAAAAGCTCATCAATCAGGGGATGATTCAGGGAGTGAGTGCGTTTGTAGAATCAGAGTCCTAA
- the scpB gene encoding SMC-Scp complex subunit ScpB: protein MQLLLQHIEALIFASEQPITGDEILSCLKSVYGWELKKDQFHSLISELKEKYLSEDFSFELIEIADGYQFLTKKEYHHAVNTLLQIKARRRLSTAALETLAIIAYKQPLSKSEIEHIRGVNCDYSIQKLLEKELIIISGKGDGPGKPLLYATSKNFMDHFGLKSVKDLPKLKDLHIADNEIGTPADLMDHIDVPVDEEPGAAAFEEDESGTFHIEGTVDPEAAMGSLEQDLQDDSDPNNTKQE, encoded by the coding sequence ATGCAACTCTTACTTCAACATATAGAAGCACTCATTTTCGCCTCCGAACAACCAATAACCGGAGATGAAATTTTGTCATGCCTGAAATCCGTTTATGGCTGGGAATTGAAAAAAGACCAGTTTCATAGCCTCATTTCTGAATTAAAGGAGAAATATTTATCAGAAGACTTCTCTTTTGAGCTGATTGAGATTGCAGATGGCTACCAGTTCCTGACAAAAAAGGAATATCATCATGCCGTCAATACGCTGTTACAGATTAAAGCCAGACGTCGTTTAAGTACTGCTGCGCTAGAAACATTGGCCATAATCGCCTATAAACAACCTCTTTCTAAGTCAGAGATAGAGCATATTCGTGGTGTTAACTGCGATTATAGTATTCAAAAGCTGCTTGAGAAAGAACTAATAATAATCAGTGGTAAAGGTGACGGACCCGGAAAACCCTTGCTTTATGCCACAAGTAAGAATTTTATGGACCATTTCGGACTGAAATCCGTGAAGGATCTCCCGAAGCTCAAGGACTTACATATTGCTGATAATGAAATAGGTACACCGGCAGATTTGATGGATCATATCGATGTCCCGGTGGATGAAGAACCCGGAGCAGCCGCTTTCGAGGAAGATGAATCCGGAACGTTTCACATCGAAGGTACTGTTGATCCGGAAGCTGCCATGGGATCTTTGGAACAGGATTTGCAAGATGATAGTGACCCAAACAACACAAAACAAGAATGA
- a CDS encoding DUF3108 domain-containing protein: MKKLIIATLLALTLPFFTVAQTPLRKVENRAFGPSEVLEYRIHYGFIDAGVAKLEVDPVVKTVGGRQCYRVVGTGKSVGAFDWFFKVRDHYESYIDAEAMIPWLFIRRIEEGGYSKKQNVSFNHFKSTATSEKKTISTPGQVQDLISAFYYARTIDLTHAAVGDTFQINCYLDDEVFPMVIKYTGKEKVKTKAGTFNCIVFKPYLLEGRVFKEKEGMTVWVSDDKNRIPVSAKAEILVGSIRMDLTKYSGLSNPVALLGK, from the coding sequence ATGAAAAAACTCATCATCGCTACTTTACTCGCACTTACCCTGCCGTTTTTTACAGTAGCGCAAACACCATTACGCAAAGTTGAAAACCGTGCATTTGGTCCGAGTGAAGTATTAGAATATAGAATTCACTACGGATTTATTGATGCCGGAGTAGCAAAATTAGAAGTAGATCCTGTTGTAAAAACCGTAGGAGGACGTCAATGTTACCGCGTCGTTGGAACCGGAAAATCAGTGGGAGCATTTGATTGGTTCTTCAAAGTGCGCGATCATTATGAAAGTTATATTGATGCGGAAGCCATGATTCCCTGGCTGTTTATTCGCAGAATTGAAGAAGGTGGCTATTCGAAAAAACAAAATGTCAGCTTCAATCATTTCAAATCTACAGCTACCAGTGAGAAGAAAACGATAAGTACTCCCGGACAGGTTCAGGATCTTATTTCTGCCTTCTACTATGCACGAACTATTGATCTGACACATGCCGCGGTCGGAGATACCTTCCAGATTAACTGTTATCTCGACGATGAAGTATTCCCGATGGTAATTAAATATACCGGTAAGGAAAAGGTGAAAACCAAGGCAGGCACATTCAATTGTATTGTATTCAAGCCTTACCTGTTGGAAGGACGTGTGTTTAAAGAGAAAGAAGGTATGACCGTATGGGTGTCTGACGATAAAAACAGGATCCCCGTTTCAGCAAAGGCAGAAATCCTGGTTGGATCCATTCGAATGGACCTTACTAAATATTCGGGATTGTCGAATCCGGTGGCCTTGCTGGGGAAGTAG